One window of the Trueperaceae bacterium genome contains the following:
- a CDS encoding DUF1800 domain-containing protein has protein sequence MHLEPSLSVDADLHLVNRLTWGARPHDLERVRELGEAGYLEWQLDHEAIDDPVVDRFLTEHPVLLEDVRGLRRALDEDYGAVYQQVVWGRLFRAAYSERQLYEKMVEFWTDHFNVPLPDMIPEKVIDDREVARAHALGRFRDLLMASARSPGMLIYLDNTFSNRDHPNENYSREVMELHTLGVDGGYTQQDVVEVARCFTGWTLDQEWRGAFVFDRNRHDDGEKVVLGHRIAAGRGIEDGLQVIDILATHPSTARFVSRKLCRRFVSDDPPEELVAAVTATFLATDGDIRAVLRTLFMSEGFRAARGTKFRRPMEAVVAMLRALSPGVEVHDQWAATWTLEQMGHLPYNWFPPNGYPDSADPWFNVNGLLQRWNAAMVLAYASQGWTDGAITLDLSAVIPAAPTIGELVETTWRRLVGQELDRGTRSTLLAALGDPRPTQRVTQEFREERLPSLVGLVLASPAFQLT, from the coding sequence ATGCATCTTGAACCGTCGCTCTCGGTCGACGCCGACCTGCACCTCGTCAACCGCCTCACTTGGGGGGCAAGGCCTCACGACCTGGAGCGCGTGCGCGAGCTCGGCGAGGCCGGCTACTTGGAGTGGCAGCTCGACCACGAGGCCATAGACGACCCCGTAGTCGACCGTTTCCTGACCGAGCATCCCGTGCTCCTCGAGGACGTGCGCGGGCTGCGCCGGGCCCTGGACGAGGACTACGGGGCCGTCTACCAGCAGGTCGTCTGGGGGCGCCTGTTCCGGGCCGCTTACAGCGAGCGTCAGCTCTACGAGAAGATGGTCGAGTTCTGGACCGACCACTTCAACGTGCCGCTGCCGGACATGATCCCCGAGAAGGTGATCGACGACCGGGAGGTGGCGCGTGCGCACGCGCTCGGGCGCTTCCGCGACCTGCTCATGGCCTCCGCGCGCAGCCCCGGCATGCTCATCTACCTCGACAACACGTTCAGCAACCGCGATCACCCGAACGAGAACTACTCGCGCGAGGTGATGGAGCTGCATACCCTCGGCGTCGACGGCGGCTACACGCAGCAGGACGTGGTCGAGGTGGCGCGCTGCTTCACCGGTTGGACGTTGGACCAGGAGTGGCGCGGCGCCTTCGTGTTCGACCGCAACCGCCACGACGACGGCGAGAAAGTCGTCCTCGGCCATAGGATCGCCGCCGGGCGCGGCATCGAGGACGGGCTGCAGGTCATCGACATCCTCGCCACCCATCCGTCGACGGCGCGGTTCGTGAGTAGGAAGCTATGCCGACGTTTCGTCTCGGACGATCCCCCCGAGGAGCTCGTCGCCGCCGTAACGGCCACCTTCCTGGCGACCGATGGCGACATCCGGGCCGTGCTGCGCACGCTCTTCATGTCGGAGGGCTTCCGTGCTGCCCGCGGCACCAAGTTCCGCCGCCCCATGGAGGCCGTCGTCGCGATGCTGCGGGCGCTGAGCCCCGGTGTAGAAGTGCACGACCAGTGGGCCGCCACCTGGACGCTGGAGCAGATGGGCCACCTCCCGTACAACTGGTTCCCGCCGAACGGCTACCCCGACAGCGCGGACCCGTGGTTCAACGTCAACGGCCTCCTCCAGCGCTGGAACGCCGCGATGGTGCTGGCGTACGCCAGTCAAGGGTGGACGGACGGGGCCATCACCCTGGACTTGAGCGCCGTCATCCCCGCCGCCCCGACGATCGGCGAGCTCGTGGAGACGACCTGGCGCCGGTTGGTCGGTCAGGAGCTCGACCGCGGCACGCGCTCGACGCTCCTGGCCGCGTTGGGCGACCCGCGCCCCACCCAGCGCGTGACGCAAGAGTTCCGCGAGGAGCGCCTGCCCTCTCTCGTCGGCCTGGTCCTGGCCTCGCCTGCGTTCCAACTCACCTGA